The Apus apus isolate bApuApu2 chromosome 1, bApuApu2.pri.cur, whole genome shotgun sequence nucleotide sequence GACACATGACCAAATCGATACCTTTCTTAGTTGCTGAAGTTATACTGGCCCATAAACTATACAGGGATTCagtttaattttgaattatCCCATAATTGCTTTGAGGGAAAGctaaaaaaggaataaagcaaTATTGTCACTGTACTATCCATCAATACACTGCTTTTGTCAGAGCCTCGACTGACACAGGCTGGAAAATGAGAGAAACAATTTCATAGGATTTACTCACAAACACACTCTGGAAAACCATCTGGCTCCAAATAAGAGGAAATTTTCAACACAGTAGTTAAAAGGAATAAAGACTGGTAAGTAATGGAAAAGAGcaactgaaagcagaagaatttAAGCTGAACCCATGCTCcttaaattacatttcaaatttaaattaaaaaaaaataaatttaaaaaaattaaaaatgtttatttcagtaGGATGAGTAATTtcaacatttcaatttttaaaaaagtattttacccCCTTCTTACCAGCCTTTGCAAGAAGATCAGCAACAGACGGGTGGCCAGCAGCACTGTCATCCTGGGGTCCACTCAAGACACTGTAAAGAACATTGAGCTCAAGTAAAGGTCATTTACAGCTGTttaattcccttttttcttGAACAGGAAAATTCTGCAGTTTGTAATTTGCACTCAGGTTTTGGTGACAATTCTTCAACTAAAGATCATTCACCAGATTCTTGCAGCAATTCAGAAGTTGTTcatcaaaccaaacaaaatttgCTGGCAGATTGTGCCCCTAGGGAAGGGTCTGATTGTGCCAACTCCAGCTGGTGCACGTGTCCTTCATCTTGATAATTCTCTTTTGTTCttgcaaaaaggaagaaaactcagGTTTCAAGAAGTCTAAGGCAGTTTTCTTCTGAGGAGTGACATGTCAGGATGAGGTGGAGAGCACTCCTTGATCATGAGCTTGTAAAGCCCTTTTAGAGAAGTGCAGACCTCTGATAACACcaacacagaaatgcagagtaGGTTGGAATCCCTGGATTCCATCTGGAATCAGAGATAATGTAactgtccctctcctccttaGCTCCCCCTGGTTTCTAATAACATGCTGCCAATCCTATCCTGACACCACTACAGAGTAGCAGCTTGTTGAACTGTTTATGATAAAAATACTCAGAATGAGTGTGTAAATACAGATTCTATACTAATACTAATCCTTCTCTTCTTGCTGCTTTGCAGCCACCATTCCACCTACCTGTGAAGCCCCACAGCCTCTGACAAGTCTTCTTTATGGAAAAAGAGCCAAAAGAATGGGTCAGGACCTCTTTCTGAGTACAGAGAAgtgaaatctgttttccattGTCTGCTAGTGActggctgagggcagggagCACCTGCAGTCATGGTGTCATACCctgagaaaagaaatgtttgtgcAGCCCCTTGGATTCTGTGGACAGAGACAATTTGCCTAATATTGCTGAAATAGGATGAGATTATGTGAAGTGTCATAATGGGTTGCTTTCAAAGTGATCTATAACATTGCACTAGATGCTGCTGATAGTGTCGGCAGCCACTGGTGACTCGGGATGATGACATGAAGGATGATGCAAAGTGGTAAGTGTAGCCTGTCTACTTCTCGGAATTGCTCCATCATCTTaggctgtttttcagaaaacaggtCTTCAGGTGCTAaaagtgagtccagagaaggggtTGTGAGTTGATTCAGAGGCAGCTCTGTCCCCTGTTTGGGTAGAGATAAAAAGGAGCTAAACTAGGATGGGCTCCAATGGGAACTTGGCAATCAAGATTAACAGCCCCACTGGAGTGTCAGAGTTGCTGTCAATGCATCTCCATATAATCCAGTTGCAGATTATGTctctattttttcccttctggaCTTTTAATGTGTAATAGTTTGAAGTGAGTGAGGAAGAAAACCCACTGGATTTGCATTTTCAAGATTCAAAAGCAACATAGTGTATTACTTATCACTTATTGAGAAATATAAATGTCCATAAGATGGCAGCAGAAGACTTACAATGCTTCTTAAATCTGCACTGATTAGGTGAAAATCAAGCTGCTACATTCCAGCAGTGAATCTGTAATCTTATTTGTGCACTCAAGTCCCTGAAGGCCATAATGACTTCAGCCCAAACAGAGAACTGGTGACACAGTGCAGATGACATTATCAAAGTCTTCGTGTGCAGCTTCCCAGAAATAATATTTAccaaaagggagagaaaagtacaaaacaagcagaaagaTGCAAACATAGACAAGAAGCTTGATTTTGGTTTTTGGCAAACACAACcatacaacaacaacaaagcccctaatttttcagtaaagcaGATACTAGGTTTTCACTAATCTCTCTAGCATTTTTCCTAGGAAAATTTTCACTGCTTTCAATGAGcactttgttcatttttatcagATGGTGTTTGGAGGAGACTTTTGCTTTGGGCAGTGAAGCCCTGTTTGTTTAGCCAAAGGGGAAACCAGTCTCAGGTGTTTGATCATGACAAACAGAGGTACTTATTAACTGTCTTCTCCTTGGCCAACGTCAGCACAGCTGGTGCAAGTCATAGCTTGACATAGCTTGCCTCTTGCAAGGCATAGCAAGAGATACTCACACTGGCACCCATCTCTGTGGACTTATCTTGTGTCCTTACTTCTGGGCAAGGTCTTTCAGAGAAATGCTGAACTCAGTAGATGGTGAATCAGGAAAACCTGGCCCTCACCGTCATGGTATACTGGGATTGTGACCTGAATTTAACTGTAGTCACTTCTGATTCACTCTGGGACacagggggagggagaaggaagccTCATACACCTGGAACCTGCTCTTCAGGGTTCATAGGAAAGGAACAGGCTATATATTTTAGGCATCCCTAACTGCAGATAAAGGGTgtacagaggaaaagagagaagcagcacacCAACCTGCTTTACATTAGCAGTATTTATTGCAGTAGCGGGGAATAGCTGCACCAGCTTACAGGTAACCAGAGAGATTCAGTCTCTCTCAGTCTCCTGAGGGTCAGCAGTCCCTGTCCTTGGAGATGGGATCTGACATCGACCTCTCAGGGAAGGGAAGCTGACAGAGCACTTCAAGGGAGGCTGTGCAGAAAGTTGCTAACGTCTAATATTCATACTAGAGAAGAGAATGAAGTAGTGCAGAGGGAAAAGgatatgtatataaatacacacaacttttaaatatatatatatgcatatgaGAGAGATAAAAGTGGTCTTGAATAAacaaaattctgtctttttgtttatttcataaAGTGTATTGCTTCTTGTTaacttgcttgctttttttgcaaCTGTTTATACACTTTTCCCTTCAAGCATAAATACTAAAACATCAGAGagtaacagatttttttttttttgttctgcttggaTATATTCAGTTTCACCAGAAACCAGCTGTAACAAAAACAACAAGGCAAGTTTTGTGACAGAATAATCAGAAAACTGATTTCTGTCTATGTCACTGTACTTCCACACTTCTATCTTTGCAAAATGATCCTATACTGGAACACAGTTAGGGTGTTTCTTCTACCTGAAAAGAAGGCAGCCATTCTCCTTTTGTAATCCTCGTGCATTTTACAGAAGACAAAATATCTTGTTATGTTTCTAAGACATACATTGATTTTCTTGAAAAGAGCCACAATTTTTTCATATTGTGTCCTGAGGATTCAAATGGAAGGAGCTTAGACAAGAGTCTTCTAGTGAAGctgaaaatacaacaaaagacaactgaagaaaaaggtttttgatgaaagaaagaaagaaagctaATGCAAGCTCAGCAAGTGGGATAATTATTGCCTTGGTGTCCTGAAGAAGACCCCTGTCTAAAcgtttttcttccttccttcccactcACAATCTTCTTTCTCCTGGGGTCCCAAGCAAAATTATGAAGTGACCATCCCATTCTTAGTACCTCCCAAAGAAACGGTTGTAAGCCATGGAAAATCCTATTTGGTCAGAGAGATAGTCACAGGGAGGGTAGTTTTCACAACGCTCATGCATCTGCTCCATTGGACTTTTGTAATACTCAGCATACCTGGAGAAGACAAAGGGAGAGATGCTGTTCTGCAGACTCAGTCTATGTAGCTGGAGAGGTTTCATACTCATGATACTAACATGGGAAGGGTGATTCCTCAAGGTGCCCCAACAGGAGACTTCTCATGGTGAGTTAAGCATCTGTTTACATAGGCATGGACTACTTAATTAATGCTGGAAAAGACTGGAATTGAACTGAACTTAAAGCAATTGCTCTTCAGATTTTATCAGCAAAGGAGACCAGATAAGCAGTTAGGGTGGGAATTTTTTTGTCCCCAATCCCATTCTCCAACTACTCAGGACtctgttgtttattttccattttatttatttcctgcttaCCTTTATGTGCTCCCAGTTTCTGCTCACTTTCCTCCTAACCGCTATTTTTCATTAGCTTAACAAGCTTCTTTTAATCATCTTCACTTCTGTTGTTGTTAGCAATACTATCCCCactcagcttttgttttgtcaGGCTAAGCAAGCCCAAACCTTCTAGTTTCAGCTCCACACTCTGGTGCACTCAACTCCTGTTCCAGGCTTGGTTAAGCTTTCCTGCTACAGGAGACGTCCTACCAGTATCTCATTAATTTCTTGATTGCTGTATTGGAAAAACTCTGCAGCACCTTTGAATTCCATTTGTTGTATTTGTATTTCCAGACTAACTTTACCTCACAATcaaaaaatacagcaagttGTCTGTCTACCTCAGACCTTATTGATTAGCATTTGCAGCAGATGCTGCTTGTACGATGCACCACCTGTAGGTGTGCAGCCAGTAGTCAGTACAGTCAGTACAGTTGCTACTACCTAATTTCCTCTTGTGTTTAATCACTGCAGGTTTCAGCATCAGACAGTTCCTCTGCTACATACTCTGATCCTCTCCTATACAGATGGGGCCTCCCAATCTTCTATTATCTAAAAACATTATCCTTCTAGTCCAAAGACAGACTACATGACACAATGGCTTAACAAATTCTTCCAGGAAATACATTAATGTATTAATGACCATTTAGATGACCACAAATTACCCCAAATGTTTATAGCTTAGGATTTCTCCAAATCTCCATGCCTAGGATTTCCACACAGTTTCAGAAAGAACAGCCAACCTGATCTAGCCTCATCCTTGCAACAGGGCTGTGCTTCCTTTCTAGGTAGCCAAAGACAATGACCAAGGCTCGTTACCCTGGAAGTCAGCTCTTACAACCCTGCAGGTTAGAGCAGCTTCCAACTTGTATGCTGTTGTCTCCACTGTTAGCCTAGACAGCTAGTACTGGCTTCCTGGGATGAATAACAGGGTCCAGCTACGAGCTctcaaaaacatatttttgaaaaaacaagCATTTATCTATCAACGAGTGTCTCCTATAAACTTTTTGCTTCTATACATGAAGGTAGTAAGAGAAATGTACTACAAATGAATGTCTTGTCATTTCCTGTTGCCTTCCCACCCACTCTTCATAACAGGTCCAGagctcagctctcagcctgaCTCCTGAGTTGTTACCATTCATAGAGGCTCGATCTCTTGTGCCTCTTCACAAAGGCATTGGCAACTTCCTTTTTAATCTTGATGCCTACCAAGAGAGAACACAGCGGATTAGAGATGTAGGCCCCTGGCCAACACAAAGCAAAGACCAGTCTAACCTCTGAAATGGGACAATACTCACTTCACAGACGGATTACTCTCACAGCCTATCCTAGTTGCCTATTCATCTCCACCCATCCTCTGGTCCACTCAAAGCCCAACAGCTGagctccttcctttctctgatCTGCACATCTGTGCGGAGCAAGGACCTTTACTGTCATAAACTCTATTCCTTTTACCACACAGCAAATGTGCAGAAGGCAGTAATGGCAGCATAAAGTACaaataaggagaaaattaaGGGAACAACACCCTCTCTTCTTAGCTTGCTTAACTTCTGAGTCTTAGCTTCCTTTCTCAATTTTTACTCAAACTGGGGACAATGTGGGATGCCAGCCACTAGGCCTTAAAAATTCCTATAACGATCCACAAGCAACAGGCAGCACATAGAAAGGTCAATGCTCATGTGTGCAGAGCTCCGTGAAAGGTGAAGGTTATAAAATAATGTCGGTAAACATCACTCAGAGAGAAATACACCCAGGAGGTGTAAAGACCTTGGGGTTCAGGACTTGAGGAACATGAAAGGTCTTTCTGCCATGATAGCATTGGCCTCTGATATCCACTAACACACTGTGTCAGTGCAGTTGTTTATTTGTCCCCTCGGATTCGTGGCTGTGCAAACACCACAGTGCTGTGGAGCAGCCCACAAAAAACAGATAGAGGCACTTCAgggctcagcacagcccagcctttCTCCATGGAGTGGACCCACACCAGCAGAGGTGTGCAGAGATGCCGGCACACCAGCAACATAGGCAGCTGCACACCAGCACATGTTTCTGCAGAGCAGTTTCTAAGACCTCTGCCTGTGAGGTGAGAGTGGGTTTTGTGCCCTTCCCTCATCATTGTGCGGTGTTTGATCGTGTTTCTCTTTGGCACCTGACCCCTCTCAAGCAAGctggggtttggtttggatCAAAATACTGACTACACAGAAACTGCCAATTAATGAGCTGTCAGAAATTACCTTTCCCTGAAcactgtggaattttttttctctttcccaatctgtgtttgtgctggctTGCTGGAGAAATACCAGGTTTCATGCTCCACAGCAGCAATGTTATCCTTTCAGGTGTGAgaaagaagagacagagaagaatGAGGGGAATTTTCCATACAGATTTCTGCCAGGATTAGCTTGCTGCAAAAGCAGTGGATATCCCAAGATGTGCAAATCCCCATGTCCCAGGTGACCTGGTAGAGGAGGGACTGCAGCTCAGTAGTAGCTAAGGCAGGCACCTGTTTTCAGGCTCTTCAGCTTGTGGGATTTGGTAAGGATGTCACAGCCTGTTGCTGTGTGTCACCAAACCTTTCTGCTCTATGATCCTGCTTACCAGACTGGCACTCAACCAATCCAAAAGACCAGTGCCTGAATGCCTGGGGGCAGGTTCTGCTCTCTTAATAGACTGGGGACATAGAAGTCACTTTGGTTAATCTCTGAGGCCAGCTTGGAGAAGCAGGAAGACTGACCATGCTGCTCCACCTACATCAACCTGTTTTACACTGCTAACAACTTGCAGGATGTGTCTTGCCTGAGAGGCTACTAGCGTTGTGGATATACAGGCTGTGGCACTAGCACCCCCAGAGCAATGCTAGGCTgctggtgcagggaggatgATCTCCCTGCTGTCTCCTGGCCCTATGGCTCTAAAAGGCAGCCCCTCTGTTTACTGCAGGTGGCCTGCACCTCAGCAACTGAACCACTGAGGGAGCAAAAAGGGAGCGGCTAGAGGGACTCAGAACAGCTTTTGTTCATCCCTCAAGCCTCTCAAAGGGAAGAAGGGGAGTAGATGCAGGAGAATGGTGCTGAGCTTCAGTCACAATGATACACTACTCACTGTCAGCACTGGGAGGTCCTGTGGGGTCTTTGGGATCtggaagacagacagacagacagaaatgaCTTTGAGAgtcctctgctccactctgtAACTGAATCACTCTGCCTGATGGCTCCCTCCACTTTCCCAAAAGATCTCTTCCTCCCAAAAAGAGTTCTATTAACACCCACCATTTAAAGGTAGACTTCCCCACCACAGCAAAATTAATCTATCATGCCTGGATTTGTTTAATTTAAGCTTCCTCTGAGCCAGATTAAATGACAAAATAAGCATACAACCACTGTGGAAGCTGGAGGAaagccttcctccctcctccccacccttgTGTAGAGCAAGGAAGGCTAAAGCTAGGGGACCATTTGAGCAAAACAGCGAATTTGAACAGAACCTGAAGGTAGCTGAGCATCTCTATTTTTGGGAAGAGACATTTCCTTAATGCTAGGGAGAAATCACAAGCCATTGGTGGGGAAGAGAAATAGAGTAAAAAAGTTAGGAACATCTCTGTTCTCACAGCTTTATGGCTCAGGGTTGAGGTACCTGGCTCACCAGTCCTCCCAAGAGGAATTTACACACAGtatttctgtgttcagttctaATCTTAATCCTTACTGCTCCCTGCAAACACCCAAGGAAAGCATTCtctaagagaaataaaaggtgTCCTAATCTTGGCGCTCCCACACTGCCctatttcacaatttttttcttctactatTTCCCCATACTTTTTTTAAGGAGTGTCAGTTCCACCCAAGTCACCAGGTATTTGGAGTAAGTGTATTTATGGGCAGAAAAAGGACTCttgaggacagaaaaaaataacaactgtACTTGAACGAAAACTTTGTGTGAAAAGAATTGtgtatgtttctgtttttaagcACTGTATAAattaattgaattaaaaataaataaataaaaattagaagttACTCCAAGGCCATTAAGCATTCTGAAACATAAtagcaactggaaaaaaaaaaaataaaaaagcagatttatatGCAAGAGTGAAAAAGTGGCAAGAgactgacagaaggaaaaagcagggccagggaggtgattctgcccctctactccgcTCTGGTCAGACTgcacctagaatactgtgtacagttctggtgctatcagcaaaagaaagatatagacctgttggagagggtccagagaagaacCATCAAGATGACtaaaggcctggagcacctctgctatgaagacaggctgagagaattggggctgttcagcctggagaagagaaggctccagggagaccttatagtggccttccagtacttgaaaggggcctacaggaaa carries:
- the LOC127387137 gene encoding osteocalcin-like, translating into MRHLLALLMVTLALAALSCCGEDPKDPTGPPSADSIKIKKEVANAFVKRHKRSSLYEWYAEYYKSPMEQMHERCENYPPCDYLSDQIGFSMAYNRFFGRY